In Fodinibius salicampi, a single genomic region encodes these proteins:
- the uvrB gene encoding excinuclease ABC subunit UvrB: protein MSEFDLQSPWPPAGDQPNAIEELVEGVESGDKYQTLLGITGSGKTRTIADVIDQVERPTLVMSHNKTLAAQLYRELSDFFPNNRVEFFISYYDYYQPEAYLSTQDKYIEKDLSINDEIQRLRLRATSSLLSGRRDVIIVSSVSCIYGIGSPSEYEKLIIKLKQGMEIPRNKLLYDLVDLHYTRNDREFSRGTFRVRGDVVDLYPAYAEDGLRISFWGDEIEKMEIVDTDSGNVIEQVQEFHIYPASHYVTTQSRLEEAIDQIRDELNWRIGTLTDEGKHLEAKRLEQRTLFDIEMMQEIGYCSGIENYSRYLSNRKPGERPYCLFDYFPDDFLLVVDESHQTVPQVSAMYGGDRSRKTELVEHGFRLPSALDNRPLTFDEWEEVTNQAIFVSATPGDYELEKSGGVFVEQIVRPTGLMEPEIEVRPVDNQIDDLLEQIQERIEKGHRVLCITLTKRLSEELSEYLKSVGISAAYMHSELSAMERVEVLFKFRRGDFDVLVGINLLREGIDIPELSLVAILDADKEGFLRSETSLFQIIGRAARNVEGKAILYADKITDSMQTVIDETERRRKIQKEYNEEHGITPTTIEKELKPLVDPALISSQNFDLDEDDTEDGEPLEMIKVAEEGIKYKANPAMKEVTFDDKEEFLEYLHNSMKTAAKNMEFEEAARIRDQIEQLKEEL, encoded by the coding sequence ATGTCTGAATTTGATTTACAATCTCCATGGCCACCGGCTGGTGACCAGCCGAATGCAATAGAAGAACTGGTAGAAGGAGTAGAAAGTGGTGATAAATATCAGACGCTTTTAGGTATTACCGGTTCCGGAAAGACGCGAACAATCGCCGATGTCATTGACCAGGTTGAGCGTCCTACCCTAGTAATGAGTCACAATAAGACATTGGCCGCCCAGCTTTATCGAGAGTTAAGCGATTTTTTTCCGAATAACCGGGTTGAATTTTTTATTTCCTATTATGATTACTATCAACCGGAAGCTTATTTGTCTACGCAGGACAAGTATATTGAAAAAGACCTTTCCATAAATGATGAAATTCAGCGCTTGCGGTTACGGGCAACCAGTTCGCTTTTGTCCGGACGGCGTGATGTAATTATTGTCTCTTCTGTAAGCTGCATCTATGGAATTGGATCTCCCTCTGAGTATGAGAAACTAATTATTAAGCTCAAGCAGGGGATGGAAATCCCCCGCAATAAGCTGTTGTATGATCTGGTAGATCTGCATTATACGCGCAATGATCGGGAATTTAGCCGGGGGACCTTCCGTGTGCGCGGCGACGTAGTGGATCTGTATCCTGCTTATGCGGAAGATGGCTTGCGGATTTCATTCTGGGGCGATGAGATTGAAAAGATGGAAATTGTGGATACCGATTCAGGAAATGTGATTGAGCAGGTACAGGAATTTCACATTTATCCCGCTTCCCACTATGTGACTACTCAAAGCCGGCTGGAAGAAGCTATTGATCAGATCCGGGATGAATTGAACTGGCGCATTGGCACGCTGACTGATGAGGGCAAACATCTTGAAGCAAAGCGCCTGGAGCAGCGTACGCTTTTTGATATAGAAATGATGCAGGAAATTGGATATTGCTCGGGTATTGAGAATTATTCGCGATATCTGAGTAATCGAAAACCGGGAGAACGTCCGTATTGCCTGTTCGATTATTTCCCCGATGATTTCTTATTAGTAGTGGATGAAAGTCACCAGACGGTGCCCCAAGTTTCAGCCATGTATGGGGGGGATCGATCCCGCAAAACAGAATTAGTGGAACATGGTTTTCGGCTGCCTTCCGCATTGGATAACCGGCCGCTCACCTTTGATGAATGGGAAGAGGTTACGAATCAGGCTATTTTCGTGAGCGCAACCCCGGGCGATTATGAGCTGGAAAAAAGTGGAGGCGTATTTGTAGAGCAGATTGTTCGACCTACGGGCTTGATGGAGCCGGAGATAGAAGTTCGACCGGTAGATAATCAAATCGATGATTTATTAGAGCAGATTCAGGAGCGAATTGAAAAGGGTCACCGGGTGCTTTGTATTACGCTTACCAAGCGGTTGAGTGAGGAGCTTAGCGAGTATCTCAAGAGCGTGGGAATTTCTGCTGCCTATATGCACAGTGAACTCAGCGCTATGGAACGGGTAGAAGTACTTTTTAAATTCAGGCGCGGTGATTTTGATGTACTGGTAGGAATTAACTTGTTGAGAGAAGGAATTGATATTCCGGAATTGAGTCTGGTTGCTATTTTGGATGCGGATAAGGAGGGATTTCTCCGGTCGGAAACATCCCTGTTTCAGATTATCGGTCGCGCTGCCCGAAATGTAGAGGGCAAGGCTATCCTTTATGCTGATAAGATCACAGACAGCATGCAGACGGTAATTGATGAAACGGAAAGACGCCGCAAGATACAGAAAGAATATAATGAGGAGCATGGTATTACTCCTACAACCATTGAAAAAGAGCTGAAGCCGCTGGTCGATCCCGCCTTGATATCCTCACAGAACTTTGATCTGGATGAAGATGATACGGAAGACGGGGAGCCTCTGGAGATGATAAAAGTGGCCGAGGAAGGGATCAAATACAAAGCAAATCCTGCGATGAAGGAGGTTACGTTTGATGACAAGGAGGAGTTTTTAGAATACCTTCACAATTCAATGAAAACAGCTGCTAAAAATATGGAGTTCGAAGAAGCAGCACGCATACGTGATCAAATCGAACAACTGAAAGAAGAGCTTTAG